The sequence CGCGCGGGCCCGCCGCGCTGTCCGACTCGGAGCTCGTCGCGCTCCTCCTCGGCTCGGGGCTGCCCGGCCACGACGTGTTCGCGCTCGCGCGCACGCTGCTCGCGCGCTTTGGCTCGCTGCGCGCGCTGCTCGACGCGGCGCCCGACGATTTCAAGGGCCTGCGCGGGATCGGCCCCGCACGCACCGCGATCCTCGTCGCGGTAGTCGAGCTGGCGCGCCGCGCGCTCGCCGAGAGGGCCCGCGAGCGGCCGCTCGTCGATTCGCCGGGCGCGGTCGAGGATTACCTGCGGCTCCTGATCGGCACGCGGCCGCACGAAGTGTTCGTCTGCCTTTTTCTCGACGCGCGGCATCGGCTGCTGCAATCGGAGGAAACCGCGCACGGGTCGCTCACGCGCATGGCCGTCTATCCGCGCGAAATCGTGCGGCGCGCGCTGGCGCTGAATGCGGCGGCGCTCATCGTCGCGCACAATCATCCGTCGGGCGCGGTGCGGCCGAGCGCCGCCGACAGGCGCCTGACGCGCGTGCTGCGCGACGCGCTCGCGCTCGTCGACGTGCAGCTGATCGACCACTTCGTCGTCGGCGCGAGCGACACGTTTTCGTTCGCACAGGCGGGCTGGATCTAGCGCGCCGCCGCCGGCGCGCGCCGCACGCGGCGGGCCTCCACGCAGCCGGGGCCCGCCGACGCGCGACATCCGCCCGCGAAATTGGGTTTGATTTTCCTGAAGTTTTTCTGTTAGAATTGTCGTCTGTCTTTTTTCCAACCAGTTCTGAAGCCGCTGAAGCGGTCTCGTGGACTTGGTCGTCAGGCCAACATTCACGGATCGGAGGCGCTTTTCCCGGCACGGCCGAAGTTCACGCGGCCATGCGAGGAAGAGAACCGTCACGGCGATCGAACCCGAATTCAGCGTATTAGGAGTGCTCTCATGGCACGCGTATGCCAAGTAACTGGGAAAGCGCCGATGAGCGGCAACAACGTTTCCCACGCCAACAACAAGACGAAGCGTCGCTTCCTGCCGAATCTGCAAAACCGCCGGTTCTGGGTGGAAAGCGAAAACCGTTGGGTGCGTCTGCGCGTCTCGAACGCCGGCCTGCGCCTGATCGACAAGAACGGCATCGATTCCGTGCTCGCTGATCTGCGCGCACGCGGCGAAGCCTAAGTCCAAGGAGCACGAACATGGCGAAAGGCGCACGCGACAAGATCAAGCTCGAGTCGACCGCTGGCACGGGTCACTTCTATACGACCACGAAGAACAAACGCAACATGCCGGAAAAGATGGAGATCATGAAGTTCGATCCCGTCGCCCGCAAGCACGTGGCGTACAAAGAAACCAAGATCAAGTAATTCTCCGGTTTCAAAGAGCCTGACGATGACGAAAAGCCCCGCAATCGCGGGGCTTTTTGCATTGGCGCGCGCACACCCGCTTCTTCGGCGCGGTATGCTCTGCCCTTTCCGCCCGCATTGCGCATGGCGGAAAAGATAAGACGAAACGCGCAAGAAACGGAGATGCAGATGAATTTCGATGTGGCGATCGTGGGCAGCGGCCTCGCCGGCTTGTCGGTCGCGCTCAATCTCGCGCAAACGCGGCGCGTCGCGCTGATCGCGAAACGCTCGTTGATGGAGGGCGCGAGCGACTACGCGCAAGGCGGCATCGCCGCGGTGCTCGATTCGGCGGACAGCGTCGAGAACCACGTGAACGACACGTTGATCGCGGGCGGCGGCTTGTGCGACGAGGCGGCCACGCGCTACATCGTCGAGCACGGCCGCGAAGCGATCGAATGGCTGATCTCGCAAGGCGTGCCGTTCACGAAGGACGACGCCGCGGAGCTCGGCTTCCATCTGACCCGCGAAGGCGGCCACAGCCATCGCCGCATCATCCACGCGGCCGACGCGACGGGCCACGCGGTGCTCGCGACGCTGTCCGAGCGCGCCCGCGCGCACCCGAACATCACGTTCTTCGAGGATCACCACGCGATCGATCTCATCACGTCCGATCGCCTCGGGCTGCCCGGCCTGCCGGGCCGGCGCTGCGTCGGCCTCTACGCGCTCGACGTGAGCACCGGACAGACGATGACGATCGAGGCGCCGCACACGGTGCTCGCGACGGGCGGCGCCGGCAAAGTCTATCTGTACACGACGAACCCCGACACCGCGACGGGCGACGGCATCGCGATGGCGTGGCGCGCGGGCGCCCGGGTCGCGAACATGGAGTTCATCCAGTTCCATCCGACGTGCCTGTTCCATCCGTACGCGAAGTCGTTCCTCATTTCCGAGGCGGTGCGCGGCGAAGGCGGCCTCCTGAAGCTGCCGGACGGCACCCGCTTCATGCCCGCGCACGATTCGCGCGAGGAACTCGCGCCGCGCGACATCGTCGCGCGCGCGATCGACTTCGAGATCAAGAAGCGCGGAATCGACTGCGTGTATCTCGACATCAGCCACCAGCCCGAAGCGTTCCTGCGCGAGCACTTCCCGACGATCTTCGCGCGCTGCCTCGAGTTCGGCATCGACATCTCGAAGGAGCCGATCCCGGTCGTGCCGGCCGCGCATTACACGTGCGGCGGCGTCGTCACGGACCTGGCCGGACGCACCGACATCGCCGGCCTGTACGCCGTCGGCGAAACGTCCTACACCGGCCTGCACGGCGCGAATCGCCTCGCGAGCAATTCGCTCCTCGAATGCCTCGTGATCGGCCGCGCGACCGCCGACGCGATCGAAAGCGCCGGCTACGATTCGGCGACGCACGGCCCGCTGCCCGCGTGGGACGAGAGTCGCGTCGCCGATGCGGACGAGGAAGTGGTCGTTGCGCACAACTGGGACGAACTGCGCCGCCTGATGTGGAACTACGTCGGCATCGTGCGCACCGACAAGCGCCTCGAGCGCGCTCAGCATCGCCTGAAGCTGTTGCGCGACGAGATCCACGAGTACTACGCGCACTTCCGCGTGAGCCGCGATCTGCTCGAGCTGCGTAATCTCGTCGACGTTGCGTCGCTGATCGTCGACAGCGCGCGGGCGCGCCACGAAAGCCGCGGGCTGCACTACAGCCGCGACTGGCCGCACGCGCTGCCCAAGGCGCTGCCGACCGTGCTCACCCCGCCGCGGCGCGTGCCGAAATAACGGCCCAACGGCCTGCCGCGCGCCACGAAGCGCCTCGAAACCGGCGCGACAAAAAAAGGCCGCCGGCGCGCAATGCGCCGGCAGCCTTTTTCCTCGGCCGAGCCGCACGTCCGGCGAGCCGGACGCGCGCCGCCATCACGTCATTCGACGATGCGCATCGAGTAGTCGGTTGCGCGCACGTCCTTCGTCAACGCGCCGATCGAGATCCGGTCGACGCCCGTCTCCGCGATCGCGCGCACCGTGTCGAAGTTCACGCCGCCCGACACCTCGAGCACCGCACGGCCTTCGGTAACGCGCACCGCGTCGCGCATCATGTCGAGCGTGAAGTTGTCGAGCAGCACCGACTGCGCGCCGTGCGCGAGCGCCGTGCGCAGCTGATCGAGCGTCTCGACCTCGATCTGCACCGGCACGTCGGCGTTCAGCGCGAACGCCGCGTCGAGCGCCTCGCCGACGCCGCCCGCCGCCGCGATGTGATTCTCCTTGATCAGGATGCCCGCGTAGAGCGCGAGCCGCTGGTTCGCGCCGCCGCCGACGCGCACCGCGTATTTCTGCGCGAGCCGCAGGCCCGGCAGCGTCTTGCGCGTGTCGAGAATGCGCGTGCGCGTATCCGCGATCCGGTCGACGTAGCGGCGCGTCGCGGTCGCGACGCCCGACAGCAGTTGCAGGAAATTGAGCGCGTTGCGCTCGGCCGTCAGCAGCGCGCGCGCGGGGCCGCGCAGTTCGCAGACGATCGAATCCGCCGCCATCCGGTCGCCTTCGCGATACCGCCAGTCGATTTCTATCGACGAATCGACCGCGCGCATCACCGCAACGAACCACGGCACGCCGCACAGCACGGCCTCCTCGCGCACGATCACGCGCGCGCGGCGCGGCGCGCCGTCCGGCACGAGACGCCCGGTCTGATCGCCACTGCCGACGTCCTCGGCGAGCGTGTCGGCCACGTTGCGTGCGATCGCCGCGTCGAATGCGGCGCCGTATTCGCGCGAGATTTCCGCGAAGAGCGGCGACACTGCGTCGTTCGTCATGCCGCCCCCACGTTCGCGAAGAGCGACTGGTCGCGCTGCAGGTCGCCGCTCGCCTGCACGCGCTGCTTGCGTCGCGCGGCGAAATCGAGCATCCGGTCGATCGGCACGCGCGCGCGCTCGGCGATCGCGGCATCGACGAAGATCTCGTTGTGGCCGCGCTCGAGCACCTCGGCCAGGTTCGACAGCGCGTTCATCGCCATCCACGGGCAGTGCGCACAGCTCTTGCACGTTGCGCTGTTGCCGGCCGTCGGCGCCTCGATGAAGGTCTTGCCCGGCGCCGCGAGCCGCATCTTGTGCAGAATGCCGAGATCGGTCGCGACGATGAAGCGCTGCGCGTCGAGCTTCACGGCCGCGTCGATCAGCTGCGTCGTCGAACCGACGACGTCCGCGAGCGCGACGACGTTCTCCGGCGATTCGGGATGCACGAGAATCTTCGCGTCCGGATACTCGCGGCGCAGCAGATCGAGCTCGATGCCCTTGAATTCGTCGTGCACGAGGCACGAGCCCTGCCACATCAGCATGTCCGCGCCCGTCTTCTTCTGGATGTAGCCGCCCAGGTGCCGGTCCGGCGCCCAGATGATCTTCTCGCCGCGCGCATGCAGATCGGCGACGATCTCGAGGCCGATCGACGACGTGACCATCCAGTCGGCGCGCGCCTTCACCGCGGCGCTCGTGTTCGCATAGACGACGACCGTGCGGTCCGGATGCGCGTCGCAGAACCGCGAGAATTCGTCGACCGGGCAGCCGAGATCGAGCGAGCACGTCGCGTCGAGGTCGGGCATCAGCACGCGCTTGTCCGGGCTCAGGATCTTCGCGGTTTCGCCCATGAAGCGCACGCCGGCCACGACGAGCGTGCGCGCGTCGTGATCGCGCCCGAAGCGGGCCATCTCGAGCGAATCGGCGACGCAGCCGCCCGTCTCGTCCGCGAGTTCCTGCAGATCCGCGTCGACATAATAGTGCGCGACCAGCACGGCCTTCTCGCGTTCGAGCAACGCCTTGATCCGCGCCTTCAGCGCGTCGCGCTCGCCGGCGGCGAGCGGCTCGGGCACCTTCGCCCACGCCTCGCCTACGCCGCAGGCCGCCCCTGCCGCGAGCGGGCGGTCGTACTCGACGGGTTTGATCGCCGATTGCATCCTCATCTCCTATCGACCGGCGTTATCGCCTCAGCGCTTGTTCCGGTTCTGTGCAAAGCTCAGCCCTGCTGATCGGCCGCCGTCGTCGAACGGCGCGCCCAAAAGAAAAAACCCCGCCAGCGCGGGGTTTGTGACGTCCTGAAATTCTAATCGATTTCGGCGCGAACGACTCAGGCGTAGCGGCGCAGGCGCGTCGCGAACTCTTGCAGCGCCTTGATGCCGCTTTGCTCGGCGCGATGG comes from Burkholderia savannae and encodes:
- the rpmB gene encoding 50S ribosomal protein L28, yielding MARVCQVTGKAPMSGNNVSHANNKTKRRFLPNLQNRRFWVESENRWVRLRVSNAGLRLIDKNGIDSVLADLRARGEA
- the radC gene encoding RadC family protein, whose translation is MQYEILIAREDIDGKPAREPPVELPVAPPVAPAGPPAAPAASVPAARRGRDLPRERLLARGPAALSDSELVALLLGSGLPGHDVFALARTLLARFGSLRALLDAAPDDFKGLRGIGPARTAILVAVVELARRALAERARERPLVDSPGAVEDYLRLLIGTRPHEVFVCLFLDARHRLLQSEETAHGSLTRMAVYPREIVRRALALNAAALIVAHNHPSGAVRPSAADRRLTRVLRDALALVDVQLIDHFVVGASDTFSFAQAGWI
- the nadB gene encoding L-aspartate oxidase, whose amino-acid sequence is MNFDVAIVGSGLAGLSVALNLAQTRRVALIAKRSLMEGASDYAQGGIAAVLDSADSVENHVNDTLIAGGGLCDEAATRYIVEHGREAIEWLISQGVPFTKDDAAELGFHLTREGGHSHRRIIHAADATGHAVLATLSERARAHPNITFFEDHHAIDLITSDRLGLPGLPGRRCVGLYALDVSTGQTMTIEAPHTVLATGGAGKVYLYTTNPDTATGDGIAMAWRAGARVANMEFIQFHPTCLFHPYAKSFLISEAVRGEGGLLKLPDGTRFMPAHDSREELAPRDIVARAIDFEIKKRGIDCVYLDISHQPEAFLREHFPTIFARCLEFGIDISKEPIPVVPAAHYTCGGVVTDLAGRTDIAGLYAVGETSYTGLHGANRLASNSLLECLVIGRATADAIESAGYDSATHGPLPAWDESRVADADEEVVVAHNWDELRRLMWNYVGIVRTDKRLERAQHRLKLLRDEIHEYYAHFRVSRDLLELRNLVDVASLIVDSARARHESRGLHYSRDWPHALPKALPTVLTPPRRVPK
- the nadA gene encoding quinolinate synthase NadA encodes the protein MQSAIKPVEYDRPLAAGAACGVGEAWAKVPEPLAAGERDALKARIKALLEREKAVLVAHYYVDADLQELADETGGCVADSLEMARFGRDHDARTLVVAGVRFMGETAKILSPDKRVLMPDLDATCSLDLGCPVDEFSRFCDAHPDRTVVVYANTSAAVKARADWMVTSSIGLEIVADLHARGEKIIWAPDRHLGGYIQKKTGADMLMWQGSCLVHDEFKGIELDLLRREYPDAKILVHPESPENVVALADVVGSTTQLIDAAVKLDAQRFIVATDLGILHKMRLAAPGKTFIEAPTAGNSATCKSCAHCPWMAMNALSNLAEVLERGHNEIFVDAAIAERARVPIDRMLDFAARRKQRVQASGDLQRDQSLFANVGAA
- the nadC gene encoding carboxylating nicotinate-nucleotide diphosphorylase; this translates as MTNDAVSPLFAEISREYGAAFDAAIARNVADTLAEDVGSGDQTGRLVPDGAPRRARVIVREEAVLCGVPWFVAVMRAVDSSIEIDWRYREGDRMAADSIVCELRGPARALLTAERNALNFLQLLSGVATATRRYVDRIADTRTRILDTRKTLPGLRLAQKYAVRVGGGANQRLALYAGILIKENHIAAAGGVGEALDAAFALNADVPVQIEVETLDQLRTALAHGAQSVLLDNFTLDMMRDAVRVTEGRAVLEVSGGVNFDTVRAIAETGVDRISIGALTKDVRATDYSMRIVE
- the rpmG gene encoding 50S ribosomal protein L33, translated to MAKGARDKIKLESTAGTGHFYTTTKNKRNMPEKMEIMKFDPVARKHVAYKETKIK